The Bdellovibrionales bacterium CG10_big_fil_rev_8_21_14_0_10_45_34 genome includes the window CGCCTGGATAATATCACCCGATCGGAACCCAGCCTCATAGGCTGCCGATAGCGCCGGAACGTCGCCGACGTGGTTAGACACAGTTTTTTCGCCGAGCAGGGCGATCACGCCAAAAATAAGGGCGGCAAAAAAGAGGTTCATCAAAGGTCCGGCCAACACGACGGCTATTCTTTGAAAAACGGGTTTATGAAGAAAACTATACTGTTTTTGCTCTTCGGGGATATCAGCCGACGGATCATCACCGTACATCTTCACATAGCCGCCAAGTGGAATCAGAGAAAGGCAATACTCTGTATCGCCAGGCTTATAGCGCCAGATTTTTTTGCCAAAACCCAGACTAAAGACTTCAACGCGAACGCCGTAAAACTTCGCTACTAGGAAGTGCCCAAGTTCGTGGACGAAAATTAGCAGTCCAAGAAGGACGACAAACGCCAAACCAAATGAGAGAAACTTCTGAAAGCCAAGTACAATTAAATCAATCATTACATGATGATATCTATGCTCACCCAAATTGACTAGCGTGATTTACAGCTCATATAAGCGGTAAGATCGCCCGTTCGATAGAGAAAAAAGGCTTCAGATATGCGAGAAGAGGCAAATGTTTAAGATTTTTTGGGTAAGAAAAAAGGGAAAAAACTGGTAGGGAGTACAGGATTCGAACCTGCGACATCCACCTTGTAAGGGTGGCGCTCTACCAACTGAGCTAACTCCCTAAACTAAATTGCCCTAACCGCTCAATGTCCAGAGGGATATAGCCTACCCCCTGGCCAATGTAAAGTGTTAGGTTACTCGAATTTCTCACCAAGCTGAACCCAGTGATTTGCTCTAAACTCTGGCTCTTCAGAGCTGACCCGAGCTGTAAGTGCCATAACGACTCCCTCAGAGGTTTCGTAAAACTTAAGCTTAGCAAATGCCAATTCCCCATTTTCTTGAAATTTGAATTTAAGGTTCTGAGAGGACTGGTCACCCAAGGCATAAGACCTTCCAAGAACTTTACGCCGCGCCATATTCACAATACAGATTTCAACAATTTTCGATCGATAGGAGGCTGTATTCAAAACGCGGAATTGGACATACACATCTCTCGATAGGAGAGTTCTCCAGTTTCCACGGAGCATGTCCCATTGCACGCCGATCTCGCGCCCAAGTGGCAGAGGCTGGTCACCGCCTTTGCGAAAAAAATCCATGATCCCAGATGGTTCGGTGTCTTGAGCGACTGACGTCATAGTCTGCGAATGAAGTTGGTCTATGTGCGCCAGGGTGAGCATGACTCCGAGACACAGTCCGGTTAGAATTCGAATCAACATTTTCGATCCTTTCGGTTTCAAAGTTGCAAAATTAACTAATGGAGTTTTCATCGACAGAGAACCTTTACTTCTTTATTAAGGTAGTAGCCAGACTTCGCTCTAAAGATATATCGCGGTTTATCTGAATCTGGCTCTATGAGCTTCCTGAGACGTTTAATTGTAACATAGATCTTATTGTCATGAGCTTCAGGATCATATCTTTGGCCCCAAAGTCTTTGGGTAATAATTTCTTTACTGAGAATGTCGCCAGGATTCTTCGCAAACATCCCCATGAGATCAAGCAAGATATTTTGGCTTTTGAACTCGACCCGTCCCTTTTCTTTTTCGAGACAAAAGTTGTTAGCTATATCAAGCAGCAAGTCATATTCGTCGCTGCCGATGTAGCCAAGATCTCTCAATTCAATTTCACAATCTCTGTAGAGCGTTTTTAAGTTTGATGGGTGAATCATTTGATACACTCCTTCAAACAAGTATCTGGCGGCTTCTACGTTGCCGAACTGCTTAAGTGTGAGTGCACGCGAAAAATTAAGATGTGCTTGAAAATAAAGATTCCCTCGAACTCTCAAGAGCTCTTGAGCCTGCTGAAAAACTTCTAAAGCCTGATCTAAACGTTGCAACTTTCTTAAAACTATAGCATTTGCCAAAAGAGTTGCGATTTTTAAATCTGGCAAATCCAAAACCTCAAAAAAGACCTGAAGGTTGTAAACCTCGCGCAAAGCTTCAGGCAGCTTGCCCATGTTAATGAACGCGATAGATAAACCTGAAATCGCATAGCACATGTCTTCTTTGCGGTCCTGGCTCAAGGCTGATTGGAGTGCATCCTGAAAATAACTAACAGACTCCTCGTTTTGCCCCTTTAATAAGGCGGCAACGCCAAAGGTGTACTTTAATCGCGCTGTAATTTTTAAGCCGTATTTTTGGCCAAGCTCCTCAAGAGACTGTCTGATCGCTTGAACACTGGGTTGATCGTCTCTTTCGGCAAAAATACGTAGCAGTATATTCTTACAATCTAAAAGAGGTTCCCAAAGTTGAAGTGATTCAAACTTTACGCTTGCAGATGTTAAAGCATGAATAGCTGGCTCGAATCGTAGTTGCTGAAAATTCAGTCTTCCAATTTCGAGTTTAGCTAACGCAGATTCATTCAAACGATCCCCCACAAATCGCTGATTACTGTCGTCGCACGACGGAGGATGATCTTACTTAACGAGTTTATTTAGTCAATAGATGAAAAGGGGAATCAAAGAAGATTCCCCAAAGTAAAACTAATGGGCTTGAAGAGAATGACCGGTGTACTGCGCCTTGATTCCTTCATTGCGACCTGCACGCTGCTTAAAAATATCGCTGGCCTTCTTTATATCAAGTGCATTCACTAGAACTTGGTCGACATGATTGACAAGGATCATTTTCATATCCTTCCTGATCTCCTCAGGAATATCTTTCAAGTCTTTCTCGTTTTCTTTCGGTACGATAATTGTTCTTACTCCGGCGCGATGAGCAGCTAATGCCTTCTCTTTCAGTCCACCAATGGCTAATACTCGACCTCTTAAAGTTGTCTCACCTGTCATTGCGACAGTCCTTCGGACGGGTATCTTCATTAGCGCCGAAACAATGCTTGTCGTAATTGCAATTCCGGCGGATGGCCCATCTTTTGGAATAGCACCTTCAGGAACGTGAATGTGTACGTCAATATTCGCAAAGTAATCCTTATCAAGAGCAAAGAGTGGGCCTCTTGAGCGAACATAACTCATTGCCGCTGAACAAGATTCCTTCATCACGTCACCCAATTGACCGGTGATGGTGAACTTTCCCTTTCCGGGAACAACAGAAACCTCTATTACTAGCAAATCTCCACCGACTTCCGTCCAAGCTAATCCGTTGGTTAAACCAATTTCGTTAGTCTCTTCCATTTTACCGTGTCTATAGCGATGTGGACCAAGAAGTGAAGCAACCTTCTTGGCAGTGACCTGAAAGTTTTTCTTTTGAAGCTGTTTTTCCGCGTCGACGGAATTGGATTTTCCTTTGAGTTTTTCTTTCTCAATCGCAATCTCCCTTGCGAGTTTTCGACATACCGTAGCCACTTGCCTCTCTAGGTTTCTAACTCCCGCTTCTCGAGTGTAATCGCGAATGACGGCTCTTAAAGCTTGATCGGCTACCTTGATCTTAAATTTTGAGAGGCCATGCATTTCCATTTGTTTGGGGAGCAAATACTTTTTCGCAATATGAAACTTTTCGGACTCTGTGTAGCCCTCAAGTTGAATCAACTCCATACGATCTAAAAGCGGACGTGGGATCGTGTGAAGTGAGTTTGCTGTTGTGATAAACATCACTTTAGATAGGTCGTATTCGACTTCTAAATAGTGATCTTGGAAGGTTGAATTCTGCTCTGGATCTAAGACTTCAAGTAGTGCACTTGATGGATCCCCTCGAAAATCGTTACTCATTTTGTCGATTTCATCGAGCAAAAATAATGGGTTGCTGGTTTCAGCTTTCTTAAGTGCTTGAACGATCTTTCCTGGCATCGCGCCGACGTAGGTCCTTCTGTGGCCACGAATTTCCGCTTCATCTCTCACTCCGCCCAATGAAATGCGTGCGAAACTCCTGTTAAGAGCTTTTGCAATCGATCTACCAAGTGAGGTTTTACCCACTCCCGGTGGGCCAGCTAAGCAGAGGATTTGGCCTCGCAATCCGTCAGTCATAGACTGAACTGCTAAATACTCTAAAATTCTCTCTTTTACTTTTTCGAGACCCCAGTGGTCTTCGTTCAAAATGTCTTCGGCGAGTTTTAGATCATGTTTTTCATCAGAATAATGCTTCCAGGGGAGTGTGAGTATCCAGTCGATGTAGTTTCTCACAACGCTCGCCTCGGCACTCATAGGAGACATCATCTTTAATTTCTTAAGCTCCTTCTTAACTTTTTCTGCGGCTTCTTTTGTGAGCTTTTTCTTTTGGGCCTGATCCTCAAGCTCTTCTATCTCGGCCTGGTATTCATCCTTTTCGCCGAGCTCTTTTTGAATCGCTTGCATTCTTTCATTGAGGTAATACTCGCGATGTGATCGCTTCATTTGTTTATCAACTCTGTTCTGAATCTTCTTCTCAACTTCAAGAATTTCAATCTCAGAAGTCATAGTTGTTAAGAGTTGCTCTAGTCGTTTGTTGGAGTTTATCATCTCGAGGCTTTTTTGCTTGTCTTCAAGTTTCAGATTCAGCTGAGTAACGACAATATCGGCAAGCTCATTGGCATCATCTATTGTGGAAACTCGCATAAAAATGTCAGGCTGAATTCTTTTATTTAGCTTTACGTAGGTTTCAAAAGTGCCCTTTACAGACCTTACGAGTGCCTGCGTTTCGGTAGGGTCAGTGACTTCTTCGACGAGCTCCTCAACATCTACCCGATACAGTTTGTCGGTTTGAGTAAACTTTTTGATAACGACTCGACCTTTGCCTTCGACCAAAACCTTGAC containing:
- the lon gene encoding endopeptidase La — protein: MNAEAKTVNQNRNLPLLPLRDLIVFPHMMMPLFVGREKSIAALEDAMNQRQDIILAAQKDAKVNNPEPAEIFEVGTRGTIIQLLRLPDGTVKVLVEGKGRVVIKKFTQTDKLYRVDVEELVEEVTDPTETQALVRSVKGTFETYVKLNKRIQPDIFMRVSTIDDANELADIVVTQLNLKLEDKQKSLEMINSNKRLEQLLTTMTSEIEILEVEKKIQNRVDKQMKRSHREYYLNERMQAIQKELGEKDEYQAEIEELEDQAQKKKLTKEAAEKVKKELKKLKMMSPMSAEASVVRNYIDWILTLPWKHYSDEKHDLKLAEDILNEDHWGLEKVKERILEYLAVQSMTDGLRGQILCLAGPPGVGKTSLGRSIAKALNRSFARISLGGVRDEAEIRGHRRTYVGAMPGKIVQALKKAETSNPLFLLDEIDKMSNDFRGDPSSALLEVLDPEQNSTFQDHYLEVEYDLSKVMFITTANSLHTIPRPLLDRMELIQLEGYTESEKFHIAKKYLLPKQMEMHGLSKFKIKVADQALRAVIRDYTREAGVRNLERQVATVCRKLAREIAIEKEKLKGKSNSVDAEKQLQKKNFQVTAKKVASLLGPHRYRHGKMEETNEIGLTNGLAWTEVGGDLLVIEVSVVPGKGKFTITGQLGDVMKESCSAAMSYVRSRGPLFALDKDYFANIDVHIHVPEGAIPKDGPSAGIAITTSIVSALMKIPVRRTVAMTGETTLRGRVLAIGGLKEKALAAHRAGVRTIIVPKENEKDLKDIPEEIRKDMKMILVNHVDQVLVNALDIKKASDIFKQRAGRNEGIKAQYTGHSLQAH